From the Robbsia betulipollinis genome, the window GCGGGACATCGGCCGTGCCCGCGAGGGTGTGGCGCACTTGCTCGAGCGAGCGGACCACGTCCCCGAACGTCATCGCAGCCTCGGCGGCATGCGCCATGCCGGTCTCCACCTGCTCGACCGAAGCGGTAATGTGCCGCCGCGCCGCCTGAGCGGTGCCCGCACCGTCCCGGGCAAGGCAACCGGCATCGTCCGCCAGTCTGGCCAAGGCCGCGTCCTGCCCGCCGGCCCAGGCCGCTTCGGCCTTGGCATGCGACGCCAGCGACTGCATGCGCGACGTGATGCCGTCGATCAGCGTCAACAATTCGGCAAGGGATTTCACCTCGTCTTTGGCACGGCCGATCGTCGCCACGGTCGCGTCGATGGCGCGCGCCCCGCTCACGCTCAACTCCGCCGTCTGCCGCGCCAGGAGATCGGCCGCGCCGGCGCGCCGGGCGCCCGTCGCCAGCGCGCTCGACAATTCCGCGACCCGCCGCTCGAGCGCCTCCACCTCGCCCAGCCGCCCAGGGAGGCAGGCCGCAACATGGGAAACGTCGGGAGCGAGGTCCCGGCGTTGCGAAGGCGCCATGGACGGCGCCACGAGGGGCCGTCTCAGGAGGCGGGCGAACAGGCGAAGCGAATCGATGAGCATCATGCGGAATATCCGTAAGGGATCTGGGGGCGGCGTTCCGGCGGTCCGGCGGTCCGGCGGTCCGGCGCGCGTAGCGCGTGCGCCGGGCGCGGGCACCGACGGAACGCTGCCTCTCCTACTCCCGGACAACGGCACGCACGCGCAAAAGTGGAGCGCTGCAACCGCGCGATTTCCGTAATTTGCGGGGATTTTGCAATTTTTCGCGATAATCGGACAGCGCATCGCGCGCCATTCCTACATTCGCCGCGACGGTTGCGCCTGTCCGTCGGCGGCTCGTCTGCCCCCGGCGGCCCCCGGCAGGTCTGCTAACATGATGCTCCGCTGCCGCTCGCCCTCGCGTGCGGCGCGACCTTCTTTCCCTTTCGCGAATCTGTGACTCTGCGCCGTGCCGAACGATCCCACGCTGCCGCCCCTCGCCCGCGCCCTGATGATCCAGGGCACGACGTCCGATGCCGGCAAGACCACGCTGGTCGCCGCGCTGTGCCGCCTGCTGGCCCGGCGCGGCGTCCGCGTTGCCCCGTTCAAACCGCAGAACATGGCGCTGAACAGCGCGGTGACGATCGACGGCGGCGAAATCGGCCGGGCGCAGGCATTGCAGGCCTATGCATGCGGCATCCCCGCGCACACCGACCTCAATCCGGTACTGCTCAAACCCAGTTCGGACCGCGCCTCGCAGGTGATCATCCACGGCAAGGCGGTGCGCGATCTCGACGCGCGCGGCTATCACCGCTACAAACCGCAGGCGATGCTGGCGGTGCTCGAATCGTATGACCGGCTGCGTGCCGGCTATCAAGCCGTCCTCGTCGAGGGCGCGGGCAGCCCGGCGGAAATCAACCTGCGCGAGGGCGATATCGCCAACATGGGATTCGCCGAGCGGGTGGACTGTCCGGTGATTCTGGTGGCGGATATCGACCGCGGCGGCGTGTTCGCGCATCTGGTGGGTACCGTCGACGTGCTCGCGCCGTCGGAACAGGCCCGCATCGTCGGCTTCGTCATCAACCGTTTCCGCGGCGATCCGGCCTTGCTCGAACCGGGTTTGCGCTGGCTCGAAGCGCGTACCGGCAAACCGGTCCTCGGCGTGCTGCCCTATCTGCACGGCCTGTTCCTCGACGCCGAGGATGCCTTGCCGTCGACCGCCGGGAGCGCGACGCCGGACGCCCTGCGGATCATCGCCCCCGCGTTCGGCCGCATCTCGAACGCCACCGATATGGACGCGCTGCGCCTCAATGAGCATGTCGATTTCCGTTTCGTCGGCGCCGGACACGCGGTGCCGCCCGCCGACCTGATCGTGCTGCCCGGCAGCAAAAGCGTGCGCGCGGACCTGCAATGGCTTCGGCAGCACGGCTGGGACCGTGCCATCCTGCGCCATCTGCGCTATGGCGGCAAATTGATCGGCATCTGCGGCGGGTTGCAGATCCTCGGACGGCGCATCCACGATCCACTGGGCCTGGAAGGCCTCGCGGGCAGCAGCGACGGGCTTGGCCTGCTCGACTTCGAGACCACCCTGCATCCCGACAAGCAGCTCCGGGTCGTGCAGGGACAGCTGCTGCTCGGCGCGCGGGCGGCCGTCAGCGGCTACGAGATCCATATGGGCGTCACCACCGGGCCGGCACTCGCGCGCGCCACGGTGCAACTCGACGATGGTCGTCTGGACGGCGCGATGTCCGAAGATGGCCAGATCTTCGCCAGCTATCTGCATGGCTTGTTCGATCGTCCCGAGGCGAGCCGCGCGCTCCTGGCGTGGGCGTCGCCAGGACACGCCGCGGCCACCGGCGCGGTCGACCTCGCGCAACGCCGCGCAACGGATCTCGAACGCCTGACCGACGCGGTCGAGGCGCATCTCGATCTGGACCTGCTGGCGCGCTGGCTGCCGCTGGGAGCGACGCCGACCGCGTCGGCCAGGCCATGAGCGTTGGCCTGCCCTTCGGCATCGGCATCGGCATCGGCATCGGCATCGGCGCCGGCATCGCCGCGACCGCCGCCGCGCTGCTCGCGGGCGTACTGGTGGACCGATGGCTGGGCGAGCCGAAACGGGCGCATCCCCTGGTGGGTTTCGGCCGCATGGCAAACGCGCTCGAACGGCGGCTCAATCCCCGCGCTCCCACCCGCGGACCGTCCGCGCCGGGCGAGACCCCCGCGCGCCCGGCGTCGGCACGCGCCGCGCGACGGCTCGGCGGTCTTGCCTGGACGCTGGCGGTCCTGCCCCCGGTGGCGCTCGCCTGGGCGCTGCTGGCCTGTCTGCCCGGCTGGGCGCAATGGCTCGCGCAGGTCGCGATGCTCTGGTTCGCGCTGGGCGGCAAGAGCCTCGAGCTGCATATCGCGCCGGTCGGACAGGCGCTGGCGCGCGGCGATCTGCCGGGCGCGCGCGACCT encodes:
- a CDS encoding cobyric acid synthase, yielding MIQGTTSDAGKTTLVAALCRLLARRGVRVAPFKPQNMALNSAVTIDGGEIGRAQALQAYACGIPAHTDLNPVLLKPSSDRASQVIIHGKAVRDLDARGYHRYKPQAMLAVLESYDRLRAGYQAVLVEGAGSPAEINLREGDIANMGFAERVDCPVILVADIDRGGVFAHLVGTVDVLAPSEQARIVGFVINRFRGDPALLEPGLRWLEARTGKPVLGVLPYLHGLFLDAEDALPSTAGSATPDALRIIAPAFGRISNATDMDALRLNEHVDFRFVGAGHAVPPADLIVLPGSKSVRADLQWLRQHGWDRAILRHLRYGGKLIGICGGLQILGRRIHDPLGLEGLAGSSDGLGLLDFETTLHPDKQLRVVQGQLLLGARAAVSGYEIHMGVTTGPALARATVQLDDGRLDGAMSEDGQIFASYLHGLFDRPEASRALLAWASPGHAAATGAVDLAQRRATDLERLTDAVEAHLDLDLLARWLPLGATPTASARP